In a genomic window of Thermosynechococcus sp. CL-1:
- a CDS encoding glycosyltransferase family 2 protein gives MIVKNEAHQLRRCLQSVRPWVDEIIVVDTGSTDETIAIAHEFTPHVHAVVWQADFAAARNASLAHASGEWVFYIDADEELVVTDPQWRDQLTAASAHIINQWSLLRREQARELNWSEFWNVRFGRRFPDLHFAGALHEQLYYRERQAVVGQLQGVYLIHHNQQTPDQFLAKLRDRNIPILEKMVQQGDRRLQNLVCLGDHYAACGDGDRAQTWYEQALEQIAPAVEQGVLPKDTTWLRHLLFWVSYRAFEAKDYETAQYYLSYGLRFFDRYPPLLYVAGLLIFELGLHRGALPYFHRCLDLFEQGTYDRAEPFDRQWMTTQPAYSLGFTYMTLQERDRAIAYFQKTLEFNPDYSPAQMYLQQLLTASANQG, from the coding sequence ATGATTGTCAAAAACGAAGCCCATCAATTACGGCGCTGCTTGCAGTCGGTGCGGCCTTGGGTGGATGAAATCATTGTTGTGGACACGGGTTCCACCGATGAGACGATCGCCATTGCCCACGAATTTACTCCCCATGTCCATGCCGTTGTCTGGCAAGCGGATTTTGCCGCCGCTCGCAATGCCTCCCTAGCCCACGCAAGCGGGGAGTGGGTCTTTTACATTGATGCCGATGAAGAATTGGTGGTTACGGATCCCCAATGGCGAGACCAATTGACCGCTGCAAGTGCACATATTATCAATCAGTGGAGTCTGCTGCGTCGTGAACAGGCGAGGGAGCTCAACTGGAGCGAGTTTTGGAATGTCCGCTTTGGCCGTCGCTTTCCTGATCTTCACTTTGCCGGGGCACTCCATGAGCAACTGTACTATCGGGAGCGGCAGGCAGTGGTGGGTCAGTTGCAGGGGGTCTATCTCATTCACCACAACCAACAGACACCAGATCAGTTTCTGGCAAAGCTTCGCGATCGCAATATCCCCATCCTCGAAAAAATGGTGCAGCAGGGCGATCGCCGACTGCAAAACTTGGTGTGTCTTGGGGATCACTATGCCGCCTGTGGCGATGGCGATCGCGCCCAAACATGGTATGAACAAGCCCTTGAGCAAATTGCCCCTGCCGTCGAACAGGGAGTTTTGCCGAAGGACACCACATGGCTGCGTCATCTCCTTTTTTGGGTGAGCTACCGCGCCTTTGAGGCCAAGGACTACGAAACGGCTCAGTATTACCTCAGCTATGGCCTACGCTTCTTTGATCGCTATCCGCCCCTGCTCTATGTGGCGGGGTTACTCATCTTTGAATTGGGTCTACATCGCGGAGCACTGCCCTACTTTCACCGCTGTTTAGATCTCTTTGAGCAGGGAACCTACGATCGCGCTGAACCCTTCGATCGCCAGTGGATGACGACTCAACCCGCCTACAGTCTAGGTTTTACCTACATGACCCTTCAGGAGCGCGATCGCGCCATCGCCTATTTTCAAAAGACCCTTGAATTTAACCCTGACTATTCCCCTGCGCAGATGTACCTGCAACAACTGTTGACGGCATCGGCAAATCAAGGGTGA
- the sipA gene encoding regulatory protein SipA has product MEEAFAVGDRVRLVELPPYVKTAEPMPMLRPASILTLGEEGVILSQQPGNYWVVRLGRGAFLLEAKYLKRL; this is encoded by the coding sequence ATGGAAGAAGCCTTTGCGGTGGGCGATCGCGTTCGCCTTGTGGAACTGCCCCCCTATGTAAAAACAGCGGAGCCAATGCCAATGTTGCGTCCCGCCAGTATCCTCACCCTCGGTGAAGAAGGGGTGATCCTCAGCCAGCAACCGGGGAACTATTGGGTCGTGCGCCTAGGGCGGGGTGCCTTTTTGCTGGAAGCCAAGTATCTCAAACGGCTGTAG
- a CDS encoding cytochrome c translates to MSLVNTVGVRSTVWRWLLPVLVVLVVGGGWGVSLLLPLRDPYIQSVRAAVGDPSRGEQIFILNCAGCHGIDGKGEVGPSLVQISHRRSQTKLIQQIISGNTPPMPKFQAQPQDMADLLSYLKTL, encoded by the coding sequence ATGAGTTTAGTCAACACGGTTGGGGTTCGATCAACGGTATGGCGCTGGCTGCTGCCTGTCTTGGTCGTGCTGGTGGTGGGTGGCGGTTGGGGGGTTTCTCTGCTATTGCCCCTGCGGGATCCCTACATTCAATCGGTACGGGCGGCGGTGGGCGATCCGAGTCGCGGCGAGCAAATTTTTATTCTCAATTGTGCGGGTTGTCATGGCATTGATGGCAAGGGCGAAGTGGGCCCTAGCCTTGTGCAGATTAGCCACCGCCGATCGCAAACAAAACTCATCCAGCAAATTATCAGTGGCAATACCCCTCCCATGCCCAAGTTTCAAGCCCAACCCCAAGACATGGCCGACCTATTAAGCTACTTGAAGACACTCTAA
- a CDS encoding four-carbon acid sugar kinase family protein: MPAVTRPKIIVLDDDPTGSQTVHSCLLLTRWDVDTLCRGLTDPVPIFFILTNTRALPAEIAAEVTRTVCCHLKAAIAQTGTTDYMVVSRSDSTLRGHYPLETDVIAAELGPFDAHFLVPAFLEGGRITRDSQHYLLIAGQPVPVHETEFARDSVFGYHHSYLPDYVAEKTQGRIPAATVERFVLADVRNPETLRSRLSQLQGNVCGVVDAESQEDLDQFAAAVLELASQGKRFLFRSAASLLTALAQLPPQPTPPEAMATYCRPGRYGVVLVGSHVRKTTEQLTALLEEPDVFPIEVPVARLRDSGAAEPDIINEVLAAVDQAIASEKTPVIFTSREELTFADAATRLAFGQRVSEVLMAIVQQLPADLRYLISKGGITSNDVLSKGLNLATVRLLGQVIPGCSVVRTGADHPRFPELPVVLFPGNVGDREALRTVYHRFQGNGTAV; encoded by the coding sequence ATGCCCGCGGTGACGCGCCCAAAAATTATTGTCCTAGATGATGACCCCACCGGTTCGCAAACGGTGCACAGTTGCCTGCTGTTGACCCGCTGGGATGTGGATACCCTCTGTCGTGGCCTCACCGATCCTGTGCCCATTTTCTTTATCCTCACCAATACCCGTGCTTTGCCAGCAGAAATCGCAGCGGAGGTCACGCGCACCGTCTGCTGTCATTTGAAGGCAGCGATCGCCCAAACCGGCACCACCGATTACATGGTTGTCAGCCGTTCCGACTCCACCCTCCGCGGCCACTACCCCCTTGAAACCGACGTGATTGCCGCTGAACTGGGACCCTTTGATGCCCACTTTCTGGTGCCTGCCTTTCTGGAGGGAGGGCGCATTACCCGTGATAGCCAGCACTATCTGCTGATTGCAGGTCAGCCGGTGCCCGTCCATGAAACGGAGTTTGCCCGCGATTCCGTCTTTGGCTATCACCACAGCTACTTACCCGACTATGTGGCCGAAAAGACCCAAGGGCGCATCCCCGCCGCAACCGTAGAGCGTTTTGTCCTTGCCGATGTGCGCAATCCAGAGACCCTGCGCAGCCGCTTGAGTCAGTTACAAGGCAATGTCTGCGGGGTGGTGGATGCCGAGAGCCAAGAGGATTTAGACCAGTTTGCAGCAGCAGTGCTTGAGCTTGCCAGTCAAGGAAAACGCTTTTTGTTCCGCAGTGCTGCCAGTTTGCTCACGGCCTTAGCGCAGCTGCCGCCCCAGCCCACCCCCCCAGAGGCAATGGCCACCTATTGCCGACCGGGTCGTTATGGTGTGGTTTTAGTGGGTTCCCACGTGCGCAAAACCACTGAACAACTGACCGCTTTGCTGGAGGAACCTGATGTGTTTCCCATTGAAGTGCCTGTGGCACGATTGCGCGACAGTGGGGCGGCTGAACCTGACATCATCAACGAAGTCTTGGCGGCAGTGGATCAGGCGATCGCCAGTGAGAAAACCCCCGTCATCTTTACCAGTCGTGAGGAACTCACCTTCGCGGATGCAGCGACACGGTTAGCCTTTGGGCAGCGAGTCTCGGAAGTGCTGATGGCAATTGTTCAACAGTTACCCGCCGATTTGCGCTATCTGATCAGCAAGGGGGGCATCACCTCCAACGATGTCCTCAGTAAAGGGTTAAACCTAGCCACAGTTCGCCTCTTGGGGCAAGTGATTCCCGGCTGCTCCGTGGTGCGCACGGGTGCTGATCATCCCCGTTTTCCCGAATTACCAGTGGTGCTGTTCCCCGGCAATGTCGGCGATCGCGAGGCATTGCGCACGGTCTATCATCGCTTTCAGGGCAATGGCACCGCAGTTTAG
- a CDS encoding ADP-ribosylglycohydrolase family protein — MNAEYVVNGLLGACLGDALGVPVEFSTRWERDRDPVVDMRSYGTYYQPRGTWSDDSSLMLCLADALCGGFDLEQIAAKFLAWYTENLWTARGTVFDIGIATRRALMKLEAGNSPLTSGGTDEYSNGNGGLMRTLPLAFQYWRHRDQQRLLEEVHQVCGITHAHPRSQLACGIYVFFAIQLQQGMAPMRAYEATIAWANTTYNHDSFAAELHHFERILSGKLPHLDRGAIASGGYVVHTLEASLWCLLNSQSYLEAVLKAVNLGGDTDTTATVTGGIAALAFGLGDVPADWWQTLARYKDIVALGQQLGQAISENPYPLRGVPIEYTDPTEPVALED; from the coding sequence ATGAATGCTGAATACGTTGTCAATGGATTATTGGGTGCCTGTTTAGGGGATGCCCTTGGTGTACCCGTGGAATTTAGCACTCGCTGGGAGCGCGATCGCGACCCGGTGGTGGATATGCGCAGCTATGGTACCTATTACCAGCCGCGGGGGACATGGTCGGATGATAGTTCGCTGATGCTGTGCCTTGCCGATGCCCTCTGTGGGGGATTTGACCTAGAGCAGATTGCCGCTAAGTTTCTGGCATGGTACACCGAGAATCTCTGGACAGCCCGTGGCACCGTCTTTGATATCGGTATTGCCACCCGTCGCGCCCTGATGAAGTTGGAAGCAGGGAATTCACCCCTTACCTCCGGTGGGACTGACGAATACAGCAATGGCAATGGCGGTTTGATGCGCACGCTCCCCCTTGCCTTTCAGTATTGGCGGCATCGCGATCAGCAGCGGCTCCTAGAGGAAGTGCATCAGGTGTGTGGCATCACCCACGCGCACCCGCGATCGCAATTGGCCTGTGGAATCTATGTTTTTTTTGCCATCCAGCTTCAGCAGGGAATGGCCCCCATGCGTGCCTATGAGGCAACCATTGCTTGGGCAAATACCACCTACAACCATGACTCCTTTGCTGCCGAACTGCACCATTTTGAACGCATCCTCAGTGGCAAGCTGCCCCACCTTGATCGAGGCGCGATCGCATCGGGGGGCTATGTCGTGCATACCCTTGAGGCCTCACTGTGGTGTCTCTTGAACAGTCAATCCTACTTGGAGGCAGTGCTGAAGGCGGTCAACTTGGGGGGCGATACCGATACAACCGCAACAGTGACAGGCGGCATAGCTGCCCTTGCCTTTGGCCTTGGGGATGTGCCTGCGGATTGGTGGCAGACCTTGGCACGCTACAAAGACATCGTGGCCTTGGGGCAACAGCTTGGCCAAGCAATCTCAGAAAATCCCTATCCTCTACGGGGGGTACCCATCGAATACACTGATCCCACTGAACCCGTTGCCCTAGAGGATTAG
- the metH gene encoding methionine synthase, with protein MSMSFLEYLHAEPRRVIVFDGAMGTNLQAQNLTAEDFGGKAYEGCNEYLVISKPEAVAKVHRDFLAAGADVIETNTFGASSVVLSEYNLGDRAYEISKKAAELAKSVAAEFSTPEKPRFVAGSMGPGTKLPTLGHIDYDTLYTAFREQAAGLFDGGVDLFIIETCQDVLQIKAALNGVMAVFWERGERRPLMVSVTMEQQGTMLVGSEIGAALTILEPYPIDILGLNCATGPDLMTEHIRYLSQHSPFVISCIPNAGLPENIGGCAYYKLTPMELRLALTRFVEDFGVQVIGGCCGTRPDHIAALAEIAATLTPKARSPQRIPAAASIYSPQPYDQENSFLIIGERLNASGSKKCRDLLNAEDWDGLVALARAQVREGAHILDVNVDYVGRDGVRDMHELVSRLVTNVTLPLMLDSTEWQKMEAGLKVAGGKCLLNSTNFEDGEPRFYKVLELAKTYGAGVVVGTIDEEGMARTAEKKFAIAERAYKAALDYGIPPYEIFFDPLALPISTGIEEDRVNGRETIAAIRRIRAELPGCHILLGVSNISFGLNPAARQVLNSMFLHEAMQAGMDAAIVSAAKILPLAKIEPEHQEVCRDLIYDRRRFEGDVCVYDPLAELTRLFEGKTTQPDRSQVENLPIEERLKRHIIDGDRLGLEDTLAKALETYTPLEIINTFLLDGMRVVGERFGAGQMQLPFVLQSAETMKAAVAYLEPFMEKSATGDTAKGTVVIATVKGDVHDIGKNLVDIILTNNGYRVINLGIKQPVENIIQAYKEHQADCIAMSGLLVKSTAFMKENLEIFNERGITVPVILGGAALTPKFVYEDCRATYHGQVIYGKDAFADLHFMDRLMRAKAAGQWDDRQGFLDGTTVSPPEAEATPAPPSVTEPETPEVVDTRRSDAVALEIPRPTPPFWGIRHLKADQIPLSEVFAYLDLQALIAGQWQFRKPKDQDRATYDAFLAEKVYPILEEWKQRILAENLLHPELIYGYFPCQSEGNTVYLYDPQRVGDKSACVPERAIAQFTFPRQKRGRRLCIADFFAPVASGIIDVFPMQAVTVGEIATQVAQELFAANQYSDYLYFHGMAVQTAEALAEWCHARIRRELGCTPDPESIRDILAQRYQGSRYSFGYPACPNMQDQYTLLRLLESDRMGMYMDESEQLYPEQSTTAIICYHPTAKYFSA; from the coding sequence ATGTCTATGTCGTTTCTTGAGTATCTCCATGCAGAACCGCGGCGCGTCATTGTCTTTGATGGCGCAATGGGCACGAATCTTCAGGCGCAAAACCTGACGGCAGAGGACTTTGGGGGCAAGGCGTACGAAGGCTGCAATGAATACTTGGTCATCAGCAAGCCAGAGGCGGTGGCCAAGGTGCATCGGGACTTTTTGGCAGCAGGCGCCGATGTCATTGAAACCAATACCTTTGGAGCCTCCTCCGTTGTTCTCAGTGAATACAATTTGGGCGATCGCGCCTACGAAATTAGCAAGAAAGCCGCCGAACTGGCCAAGTCCGTGGCCGCTGAATTTAGCACCCCCGAAAAACCCCGCTTTGTCGCTGGCTCAATGGGGCCTGGTACCAAACTCCCCACCCTTGGCCACATCGACTACGACACCCTCTACACTGCCTTTCGCGAACAAGCGGCGGGTCTCTTTGATGGCGGGGTTGACCTATTTATTATTGAAACCTGCCAAGACGTGCTGCAAATCAAGGCGGCACTCAATGGGGTAATGGCCGTCTTTTGGGAGCGGGGAGAACGCCGCCCTCTCATGGTCTCCGTGACGATGGAGCAGCAGGGCACGATGCTGGTTGGCTCGGAAATTGGTGCTGCCCTGACGATTCTGGAACCCTATCCCATTGATATTTTGGGACTCAACTGCGCCACAGGGCCTGACCTGATGACGGAGCATATCCGCTACCTCTCGCAGCACTCCCCCTTTGTGATTTCCTGCATTCCCAACGCCGGCTTGCCTGAGAACATTGGTGGTTGTGCCTACTACAAATTAACACCGATGGAACTGCGGCTAGCCCTCACCCGCTTTGTCGAGGACTTTGGGGTGCAAGTGATTGGCGGCTGTTGTGGCACGCGACCGGATCACATTGCTGCTCTGGCGGAGATTGCAGCGACCTTGACCCCCAAGGCGCGATCGCCCCAACGGATTCCCGCGGCTGCCTCGATCTACAGCCCGCAGCCCTACGACCAAGAGAATTCCTTCCTGATTATTGGTGAGCGGCTCAATGCCAGTGGCTCGAAAAAATGCCGCGATCTCCTCAATGCCGAAGACTGGGATGGCCTCGTTGCCCTTGCCCGTGCCCAAGTGCGTGAAGGTGCCCACATCCTTGATGTCAACGTGGACTATGTGGGGCGCGATGGCGTGCGGGATATGCACGAGTTGGTGTCGCGGTTGGTTACCAATGTCACCCTGCCCCTGATGCTTGACTCTACGGAGTGGCAAAAGATGGAAGCGGGACTCAAAGTGGCGGGGGGCAAATGCCTGCTCAACTCCACCAACTTTGAGGATGGTGAACCCCGCTTTTACAAAGTTTTGGAACTGGCGAAAACCTATGGCGCTGGCGTTGTGGTCGGCACGATTGATGAAGAGGGGATGGCACGAACGGCTGAGAAAAAGTTTGCCATTGCTGAACGGGCTTATAAAGCCGCCCTTGACTACGGCATTCCCCCCTACGAGATTTTCTTTGACCCTTTGGCACTGCCGATTTCCACAGGGATTGAGGAGGATCGGGTCAACGGTCGGGAAACCATTGCCGCCATTCGCCGTATCCGCGCTGAACTCCCCGGCTGTCATATTTTGCTGGGGGTCTCGAATATCTCCTTTGGTTTGAACCCGGCGGCGCGGCAAGTCCTGAACTCGATGTTTCTCCATGAGGCGATGCAGGCGGGCATGGATGCTGCCATTGTCAGTGCTGCCAAGATTCTGCCCTTGGCGAAAATTGAGCCAGAGCACCAAGAAGTGTGCCGTGATCTGATCTATGATCGGCGGCGCTTTGAGGGGGACGTGTGTGTCTACGACCCCCTTGCGGAACTGACCCGCCTCTTTGAGGGCAAAACCACCCAACCGGATCGCTCGCAGGTGGAGAACCTGCCCATTGAGGAGCGGCTAAAGCGCCACATTATTGATGGCGATCGCCTGGGGCTGGAGGACACCCTTGCCAAAGCCCTTGAAACCTATACTCCCCTTGAAATTATCAATACCTTCTTGCTCGATGGCATGAGAGTGGTGGGCGAACGCTTTGGCGCTGGGCAGATGCAACTGCCCTTTGTCTTGCAGTCCGCAGAAACGATGAAGGCCGCCGTTGCCTACCTCGAACCCTTTATGGAAAAATCGGCCACGGGGGACACCGCCAAGGGCACGGTTGTGATTGCCACGGTGAAGGGCGATGTCCATGATATTGGCAAAAACTTGGTGGATATTATCCTCACCAACAATGGCTATCGGGTGATTAACTTGGGGATTAAGCAACCCGTTGAAAATATCATCCAAGCCTACAAAGAACATCAGGCAGACTGCATTGCCATGAGCGGCCTTTTAGTGAAATCCACCGCCTTTATGAAGGAAAATCTGGAGATCTTTAATGAGCGGGGCATTACCGTTCCCGTGATTCTAGGGGGGGCGGCCCTCACACCCAAGTTTGTCTACGAGGATTGCCGCGCCACCTACCACGGTCAAGTGATCTATGGCAAGGATGCCTTTGCCGATTTGCATTTTATGGATCGGCTGATGCGGGCAAAGGCCGCAGGGCAGTGGGACGATCGCCAAGGATTTTTGGATGGCACAACGGTCTCTCCCCCAGAGGCAGAGGCCACACCGGCCCCCCCCTCGGTGACTGAACCCGAAACGCCAGAAGTAGTAGATACACGCCGTTCTGACGCTGTTGCGCTGGAGATTCCCCGCCCCACACCCCCCTTCTGGGGCATTCGTCACCTCAAGGCGGATCAGATTCCCCTTTCTGAGGTCTTTGCCTATCTGGATCTCCAAGCCCTGATTGCCGGTCAGTGGCAGTTTCGCAAACCCAAGGATCAAGACCGTGCCACCTATGATGCCTTCCTTGCCGAGAAGGTCTATCCCATCCTTGAGGAGTGGAAACAGCGCATCCTTGCGGAAAACCTACTCCATCCTGAACTGATTTATGGCTACTTCCCCTGCCAAAGTGAGGGTAACACGGTCTATCTCTACGATCCGCAGCGGGTTGGTGACAAAAGTGCCTGCGTCCCTGAGCGGGCGATCGCCCAGTTTACCTTCCCTCGCCAAAAGAGGGGGCGTCGCCTCTGTATTGCCGACTTTTTTGCCCCTGTGGCATCGGGCATCATTGATGTCTTTCCCATGCAGGCGGTGACCGTTGGCGAAATTGCTACCCAAGTGGCGCAGGAGCTATTTGCGGCCAATCAATACAGTGACTACCTCTACTTCCACGGCATGGCGGTGCAAACGGCGGAAGCCCTCGCAGAGTGGTGTCATGCCCGCATTCGCCGTGAATTGGGCTGCACTCCCGATCCAGAGTCGATTCGCGATATTCTTGCCCAGCGCTACCAAGGCTCCCGCTATAGCTTTGGCTATCCTGCCTGCCCGAATATGCAGGATCAATATACGTTGCTGCGACTCCTCGAGAGCGATCGCATGGGGATGTACATGGACGAGAGCGAACAACTCTACCCTGAGCAATCCACCACGGCGATCATCTGCTACCATCCCACCGCCAAGTATTTCAGCGCCTAA
- a CDS encoding lysozyme, which translates to MGYFFFGSRSSALWWYWYRWQPGQIAPLVMQGGDPYVRALMRTISASEANDANPYTLLYGGEHIQDLSQHPDRCIPIRRGPNQHLCTTAAGRYQFLTTTWAEKAARYHPQPPSWFWQGYSFAPEYQDQVVYRWLTDPAAWNADIPQLLREGRVQEVFALLSDTWTSLGYGLESNLITPHLEEIYQQLLAQELAASQTAHSPGRDALR; encoded by the coding sequence ATGGGCTATTTCTTTTTTGGGTCGCGTTCAAGTGCCCTCTGGTGGTACTGGTACCGCTGGCAGCCGGGTCAAATTGCCCCCTTAGTCATGCAGGGGGGTGATCCCTATGTACGGGCACTGATGCGCACCATTTCTGCCAGTGAGGCCAACGACGCCAATCCCTACACCCTGCTCTATGGTGGCGAGCACATCCAAGACCTCAGCCAGCATCCCGATCGCTGTATTCCCATTCGCCGCGGTCCCAATCAGCACCTATGTACCACCGCCGCAGGCCGCTATCAATTTCTCACCACCACTTGGGCAGAAAAAGCCGCCCGCTATCATCCCCAACCGCCGAGCTGGTTTTGGCAGGGCTATAGCTTTGCCCCAGAGTATCAAGATCAGGTGGTCTATCGCTGGCTCACAGATCCGGCTGCTTGGAATGCCGATATTCCCCAACTGTTGCGGGAGGGGCGTGTACAGGAAGTTTTTGCCCTACTGTCGGATACGTGGACTAGTCTGGGCTACGGCCTTGAAAGCAACCTGATCACACCCCACCTCGAAGAGATTTACCAGCAACTGTTGGCTCAAGAATTAGCCGCCTCCCAGACTGCACACTCTCCGGGGAGGGATGCGTTACGCTAG
- a CDS encoding SDR family oxidoreductase: MKVAVVGATGRTGHRIVNALQASEHQAIAVVRNPAKAQGRWPTVEIRTADVTQPQTLPPALKECDAVICATGASPSLNPLEPLSVDYLGTKNLVDAAKAADVQQFILVSSLCVSQFFHPLNLFWLILYWKQQAERYLQESGLTYTIVRPGGLKETDDGGFPIIAPADTLFEGSIARSRVAEICVAALGEPSAYNKIFEVVSRPDQTPAAYPELFRSIAAV, translated from the coding sequence GTGAAAGTTGCCGTGGTTGGTGCCACAGGTCGCACAGGTCATCGCATTGTGAATGCCCTACAAGCGTCTGAGCATCAGGCGATCGCTGTTGTGCGCAATCCCGCCAAAGCCCAAGGGCGCTGGCCAACGGTAGAGATTCGCACCGCTGATGTGACCCAGCCGCAGACGCTGCCCCCAGCGCTCAAAGAGTGTGATGCGGTGATTTGTGCCACAGGAGCCAGCCCCAGCCTCAACCCCTTGGAACCCCTAAGTGTGGATTATCTGGGCACCAAGAATCTGGTGGATGCTGCCAAAGCCGCTGATGTACAGCAGTTTATTCTCGTCTCGTCGCTGTGTGTCTCGCAATTTTTCCATCCCCTGAATCTTTTTTGGCTGATTTTGTATTGGAAGCAGCAGGCAGAACGTTATCTTCAAGAAAGCGGTCTAACTTACACGATTGTGCGGCCGGGGGGGCTAAAGGAAACCGATGACGGTGGCTTTCCGATCATTGCCCCAGCAGATACCCTCTTTGAGGGCAGTATCGCGCGATCGCGGGTGGCGGAAATCTGTGTGGCAGCCTTGGGCGAGCCGAGTGCCTACAACAAAATTTTTGAGGTGGTCAGCCGTCCTGATCAAACCCCAGCCGCCTATCCAGAGTTATTCCGCTCAATTGCGGCAGTGTGA